In Streptomyces alboniger, the following are encoded in one genomic region:
- a CDS encoding GTP-binding protein, which yields MDFRNSKNTDTITGPRSEDVLPHTAAAAVKVVIVGGFGVGKTTMVGSVSEIRPLTTEETMTEAGIGVDDNYGSETKTATTVAMDFGRISISDELVLYLFGTPGQERFWFLWNGLFEGALGAVVLIDTRRLEVSFDVIGRLEERGVPFVIAVNDFPDAPRHPVETLRRALDLEPAVPIMACDARLRESSRDVLMTLMRYLHSLTVAGARV from the coding sequence ATGGACTTCAGAAACTCTAAGAACACGGACACGATCACCGGCCCGCGCAGCGAGGACGTCCTGCCGCACACGGCCGCGGCCGCCGTGAAGGTCGTGATCGTCGGCGGGTTCGGGGTCGGCAAGACGACGATGGTCGGCTCGGTCAGTGAGATCCGTCCGCTGACCACCGAGGAGACGATGACCGAGGCGGGCATCGGCGTCGACGACAACTACGGCTCCGAGACGAAGACGGCCACCACCGTGGCCATGGACTTCGGCCGCATCAGCATCTCCGACGAACTGGTCCTCTACCTCTTCGGCACCCCCGGCCAGGAGCGCTTCTGGTTCCTGTGGAACGGACTGTTCGAGGGCGCGCTCGGCGCGGTCGTGCTCATCGACACCCGCCGCCTCGAAGTCAGCTTCGACGTGATCGGCCGCCTGGAGGAGCGCGGCGTGCCGTTCGTCATCGCCGTCAACGACTTCCCGGACGCGCCCCGGCATCCGGTCGAGACGTTGCGCAGGGCCCTGGACCTGGAACCCGCGGTGCCGATCATGGCCTGCGACGCCCGTCTCAGGGAGTCCAGCCGGGACGTCCTGATGACCCTGATGCGCTACCTCCACTCCCTGACGGTGGCCGGTGCCCGCGTCTGA
- a CDS encoding DUF742 domain-containing protein encodes MTPPQGPAHGPSNGDLPSRRDAPARDAPDPDAPPQRERRTPENPARLYILTGEDSERAPLDLVTLIVAQGEASPMAQPEHSAVLRLCGTPLSVAELSAYLALPFSVVTVVLTELLATGLVQARAPIVRSALPDRSLLEAVMHGLQKL; translated from the coding sequence ATGACTCCTCCGCAAGGCCCTGCGCACGGCCCTTCGAACGGGGATCTCCCTTCCCGGCGGGACGCCCCCGCCAGAGACGCCCCCGACCCGGACGCCCCTCCCCAGCGCGAACGCCGCACCCCCGAGAACCCGGCGCGGCTGTACATCCTGACGGGCGAGGACTCGGAGCGGGCGCCCCTCGACCTCGTGACGCTGATCGTGGCCCAGGGCGAAGCGTCGCCCATGGCGCAGCCTGAGCACTCGGCGGTGCTGCGACTGTGCGGGACGCCGCTCTCCGTCGCCGAGCTGTCGGCGTATCTGGCGCTGCCGTTCAGCGTGGTGACCGTCGTCCTGACGGAGTTACTCGCGACCGGGCTCGTCCAGGCGCGCGCCCCCATCGTCCGTTCCGCGCTCCCCGACCGGTCCCTTCTCGAAGCGGTGATGCATGGACTTCAGAAACTCTAA